The genomic interval GGCTCCACGCCGCCTCGACGTTCGAGACGAGCGAACCCGGCATCTTCGCCATCGGCGACTCCGCGCTCGTCGAACAGCCGGGCGACGAGCCCGCGCCCCCGACGGCACAGGCCGCCTGGGACGCCGCCGAGGTCGTCGGCGAGAACCTCAAGCGCGCGATGAACGACCAGCCGCTCCAGGAGTGGCGGTACAAGGACAAAGGGACCGTCATCTCGGTCGGCGAGAAGGCCGTCGCACAGGACGTCAAACCCATCGAGGGCGCGGAGATGCCCATCGCCCGCGTCCTCGGCAACCCGTTCGGCGGCATGCCCGCCAAGACGCTGAAGAAGGCCATCGCCGCGCGCTGGATCAACAAGATCACCGGCACCAGTCGCGCCGCGAAGGCCTGGACCGACATGTAACAGCACCGTTTTCTTCGTCGGGTGTCCTCGCCCGTGCCTGCGACACTCGCTGCGGGCACCGCTCCTCGAAAACCCTCTTCCAGCAAGCGCGCGGGACTCCGTTCCGCTGGCAACCGGCGGCGAAGCCGCCGGTGACGTTCACGAGAGCGAAGCTCTCGTGTGCCAGCCGAAACCAACGGTTTCGGCGACGAAGCTTCTGGGAGCCTGTGAGACGCGAAGCGTCTCACAATGGCACAAAAAGGCCGCTCGCTCGTTCGCCGCTCCGCGGCTCACTCGCTCGCGGTTCAGTAACCTGGTGCAACCGCACCGCACACCGCGCCGCGAACATTCAAGTAGCAAACTGGGGCCAGACCCGTCGTGCGCTGAGAGCAGTCACGTGACGGGTCGAGCGGAGTGCGACGCGCCCCGCCACGTGTGATGCAGTTCGTAGCGCGTCGCCGTGTTCGCCCTTCGACTTCGACGCGACCGCGTTACTGGCTCTTGTAGTCCTTCTGTGGCACGTCCTCGACGTCGTAGCCCGCGGTCTGCCACGCGGTGAACCCGCCCGCCATGTGCGCCACGTCCTCGAACCCCATCTCCTGGAGGACCTTCGCGGCGAGCGCCGAGCGCCCGGCCTCGTTGCAGAACAGGACGTAGCGGTGCGCCGGGTCGAACCAGTCGCGGTAGTACTCCGTCTCCGGGTCGGCCCAGAACTCCAGCATCCCGCGCGGCGCGTGTTTCGCGCCCGGTATCGTCCCCTCGATCCACAGTTCGCGGACGTCGCGGATGTCGACGAGCGTCACGCTCTCGTCGCCGAGTCGCGTCTCCACGTCCTCAGCCGACACCGTCTCGATCTCCTCCTCGGCGGCCTCGGCCATCGACCACGCGTGCTTGCGGAGTCCCGTCATCGTCTACCACGGGACGCGACGGGTGAAAGTCCTGTCGTCGGTCACAGGGAGAGGCCCGCGTGCCAGCGGTCCGCCCCGGCCTCTGCTTTCACCTCGTCCATCCGGGCGAGCAGGTGGGTGGCGAGGCTCGCCGTCTCGGCGGCACGCCCCTCGCCCTCGGTGCGGAACTCGCCGGTGGTGCGGTTCGCGTACACCGTGCAGACCGCGCCAGCGCGGAGACCGTAGACGTTCGCGAGCG from Halomarina salina carries:
- a CDS encoding rhodanese-like domain-containing protein, which translates into the protein MTGLRKHAWSMAEAAEEEIETVSAEDVETRLGDESVTLVDIRDVRELWIEGTIPGAKHAPRGMLEFWADPETEYYRDWFDPAHRYVLFCNEAGRSALAAKVLQEMGFEDVAHMAGGFTAWQTAGYDVEDVPQKDYKSQ